CATCTAAGTTTTCATCTACTATTTTTTTAATTCTAGTATCAACATTACCTCTTATAGGAACTATATTTAAGTCAGGTCTATACTTTAATAGTTGATATTTTCTTCTTTTACTTCCTGTTGCAACTTTTGCCCCATTAGGTAAATCATTTATACTAGAATACCCCTTCTTTAGTACAAGTACATCTCTTGCATCTTCTCTTTTAGGGATACTTGCAAATTTTAATCCTTCAGGTAAAGTTGATGGCATGTCCTTCATACTATGAACAGCCATATCTATCTGACCATCAATTAGTTGTTGTTCTATCTCTTTTACAAATAACCCTTTATCCCCTATTTTATCTAAACTAACATTTTGTATTAAGTCACCTTTAGTTTTTATAATCTTAGTTTCAAATTCAACTTCAGGATGTTTTTCTTTAAGTTTGTTTATAACCCAATTAGTTTGAGTTACTGCTAACTTACTCCCTCTAGTTCCAACTATTATTTTCATAACTTCATCTCCTTTAGAGGTTACTATTAACTATCCTACTTTAACCTCTTTTTTAACTTCTTTATTTACTAGTATAGTTGAAAAGTAAGATATTTTCTCTTCTAAATTTATCTATCTTAAGTTAGTATATACTTTCTATCTCCCTTGAGGTGATTTACTTACTAATATAAAATTCTCTATAATGTCATTCTTTTCTAAATTACCTATTATTTCTTATATATATCTATCTAAACTTTATAACGTTTCTACCACTTTTATTATTAATAATTATCACCAGCTACTGCATCTATTCCATAAAATTTTCACATCTAAAATTTCATTTTGATTAATTAACATATATCTTCTAGTTATTTTAAATTTACTATACAACTTTGTGCATGTCTCATAAATTTATTTTGGATATAAGGATTCTCACCTAATCCTTGTAAGTGTATTTTTACCTCAAATCCATGACTTTTAAATATACTCTTCCAAGAATATTCTCCATCTCCTGCCATGTCATTTATTACATGATTCCCTGCTACTAGCATAAATGGCATTAAATTTACTGTTTTTATGTTATTTACTTGTAACCTTCTTATAAGAAATTCTATTTCTGGATAGCCTTCGAATGTTCCTACATATGCATTTATACCAGAATCCCTTAACACATATTCTAAAGTTGTATATGCCGAGTGCGACTCATGAAATGTTCCATGCCCCATAAATACAACAACCTCTTGAGACTCCATTTTTGGTATTTGATTTTCTATAGCTTCTACTATTTCCTTGTAGTCTTCTATATATGTCAATAATGGCCTACCTAGTATTATCTTTTCAAACCTATCTTTATAACTCTCAACTTGTTCTTTTAGCTTGTTGAATTCTTTTCCACATATTATATGAAGTGTTTGAACTATAACTTCTTGATATCCTTCTTTATATAATCTATCTAATGCTTCTACTGGATTTTCTATGTGTAAACCATCTCTATTTTTTAATTTTCTTATTATCATATTAGAAGTAAAGGCTCTAAAAAAGTCATATTCTTTTAATCCTTCTTTTATTTTATTTTCACAAGCTTCTATAGTTTTTTCTCGAGTTTCTTTATAACTTGTCCCAAAACTCACTACTAAAACTGCTTTTTTCATGCTAGATCCACCTTGCCTAAATTTATAATAATTTTTCTAATTCATATTTAGATTATGATGCTCTTACAAATTCAACTGAAACACCTACAATAGCATCTAAACTTAATTCTTTTTAATCCATCACTTCCATTATTTTGTATAAATATGTTGGCACATTAACAAATGAAAATAATTTTCTTCCACTAAACATCTAATTTTTTGTTTATCAAACTTAAATCCATGCTTGTTCCGCCCTAATTCCACCATCGATTATATTTGATGTGTACATTTTTTTGTAAACTGAATCAAGACCTACATTTCTTAATAACTCTATTAACCTAGTGTCATCCATAGATTTGTCTATTAATATACCTACAACCGTTCCGCTATGAGCAACGTTAACTCCATAAGCACCATAATTTTTAGATATCTCTATTATTTTCTCTAAGCCTTCCTTTTTATGTATACTTTCATTAGCTAAACTGCTAAAAATACTCGCTTTTCCAATTTTATGCATATCATTGCTCTTTATTCCTTCTTCTAAAAGGCTAAAAGATATTTTTATAATTTCTTTATTTTGAGCCTTTATTTTTTTATAATTTGGAGCTTTTCTAATCCTCATGGTATTTAAAGTTCTATTGGGCTCTAATATCACTACTCTTAAATCCTTAACATGACCTAAATGCCTTATTACTTCACCATTTAAAGGATTAAAAATACTATTTTTTTCTATATATATAGAGTCTGTTGGCTCTATAGTAGACGCTAGCTTTGATATTTCTTCACTACTTAATTCTTTTTTTATTAATCGTAATGTTGCTCCTATTGTTGCTCCTATATCAGCAGTAGAACTTGCCATACCTTTACCAACAGGTATTTTACTTCTTATTTTTAAAGATATATTCTTACTCTCTTCAACAGGTATGTTAAACTTTTTAAATACTGCTTCTATAGCTTTTCTAGACTTTAACGGTCCAAGATTTATATTATTCAACTTTTCCTCAACCTCAGCAGTAGAGTATAAATCCACTGCATATGAGCAGAGATATTCTGCTCTATCCATTACACCTTGAACAAATTCGCCGCAAGATGCTGGACAAATTCCATAATATTTCATATTAATCACCCAATAGTTTTTTCATATGTCTTATAAGAAGTTCATTTTCTTTATGAGACTTTATCGCTATCCTTATATATCTATCATCTAATCCGATAAAATTCGAAGCATCTCTTATAAGAATATTTCCTTCTCTTAACAATTCAACTTTTATTTCCTTTGCCCTTTTGTCATTAAGTCTAATTAATATAAAATTTGTATCTGTATCATATACGTGTATGCTATTTATAGATTTTAGCTCTGATAACATAAAGTTACGTTCATCTATATAATACTCTTTACTATCCTCTATATATTTCTGATCTTTAAATATATAGTTAGATAAAGTATCTGCAAAAGAATTTATTGTCCAAGGTTCTTTATAGTTATATATTTTTTCTATTATGTCATTATTGCTTGTTAGGCCATATCCAAGTCTTATTCCTGGAAGGCCAAAAAATTTTGTAACAGCTTTAAGTATAAATAAATTTGGATACTTCTCTACATATTTAACTAAGCTATATTTCTCTTCTTCTTCAACAAATTCCATAAAAGTTTCATCTACTATTAATAACTTATTATTATCTACTATAATATCTAAAAGTTTTTCTAAGTTTTTAACCTTCCCATTTGGGTTATTAGGATTGCATACGAATAAACTATCAAATTTATTAATATTTTCTTTTATATTATTTAAATCTATTTCAAACTCATTACTTTCATCTAAATTTAAATTTATTACATCTAAATTGTTAAGTCTTGCACTTCTTTCATATTCAGAAAATGTAGGATTTAATATAGCAATCCTTTTATCTATACTTTTCATAAGCAAGTAAATTATTTCAGTTGCTCCATTTCCAGGTATTATAAATTCTGGTCTTACATCTATATACTGAGATATATTATTTCTTAGATTTGTATATTTAATATCTGGATAGCTTCTACTTTCTTGTAATCCTTCTAATATATATTCCTCTAGTCCTTGAATTACGTTTGGGTTTATATTAGAACTAAAATCAATTATATCTTTAGGGTTTTTGTTATACATTCTTGCCATTGGTTCTACATTAGCACCATGTCCTAAGTCTTTCATATATGCCCCCTTAGTATAAAAATTTGAAAATTATAGTAAATACAACTATCGATGTTATTGATGTTGCATACATTATTTTATTTGTTTTTACTATGTCATCAACTTCTATCTCTCTATGCTTATCTCCTATAGTTGGTTTGTATACTGCTTTTCCAAAGTATATATTTATTCCACCTAATTGAATTCCTAATGCTCCAGCAACTGCTCCTTCTGGATAAGCACAGTTTGGACTCTTATGATTTTTTCTATCTCTTATAGATATTTTTAATGCATCTTTATAGTTATATTTCAATATAAAGCTTCCTATTGCCATTAATATAGATGATATTCTAGCTGGTATAAAGTTTGCTATATCATCAATTTTAGCTGATGCAAATCCCAGGTCCTTATATTTATCATTTTTATATCCTACTGTAGAATCTAAAGTATTTATTGCTTTATATGCCATCGCTAATGGTGCTCCGCCTATGAAAGCATAAAACATAGGTGCTATAATTCCATCTACAGTATTTTCTGCTACTGTTTCTACAGTTGCCCTTATTATCTCGCCTTCATCTAAATGTGTTGTATCTCTTCCAACTATATAAGATACTTGAACTCTTGCTTTTTCTATATCTTTAGTTTTTAATAATTCATATATTTTTACTGCTTCATCTTTTAAGCATTTAGTAGCTAGTGTTGTATAAATCAAGAATGAGTTTGCTATTAAAAAACCGCCTGGAATCAAGCTACTTAATTTAACTATTAAATATGTAACAAGATAAGTTACTCCAACTGTAATAAACCATAGAATAAATCCACCTATTTTTAATGCTTTATCATTCTTTGCTACTTTTCTTATTTGATCTTCAGTTATTTTTATTAATTTTCCAATAAATCTAACAGGGTGAGGAAAAGAATATGGATCTCCTATAATCAGGTCGATTATATAACCTATATAAATAGATAGTATATTCATATTAATTCTCTTCCTTTACTAATAATTTCTCTTTATTTAAGTCATTTTTGTGCTTACCCAAAAACTTCTCTATGCAATTTAAGTTGTTATAGAAATGAGTATGTAAATATGTAGCTAGTGTATTTCCTTTGCTATATCCACCTTCCCACTCATCAACAATTTTTTTATCTCTTTCCTTCTTCATTATATAAGCACATTCTTCTTCACTCTCAAATACAGAATGGTGGAATTCATGTCCTTTTATTACTTCTCCTACATTTGATAAGATTGTATCTTCTTTGGCAATTCCGTAGCAATATCCAAACCTTCTTAAAGATTTTGTCATTTTACTAATTCCTTTTAAAATTCCAACCATATCGTATTCGTTTTCATTTTGGTCTACAAGTTTTTCACCTAAATACATTAGCCCACCACATTCAGCATATATTGGAATGTTTTTTTCATGAGCGTTTCTTATAGATTCCCTCATAGATTTGTTTAGCTCTATTTCTTTTGCAAATATCTCAGGGAATCCTCCACCAATATATATATAATCAGATATAGGTACTTCTTTATCATTTAATGGACTAAAATATTTTATATTTAATCCTAAATCTTCAAGAAGCTCTATGTTTTCTCTATAATAGAAGTTAAAACCTTTATCATAAGCTATAGCTATAGTCTTATTTTCTAATTTATTTTTTTCTATAAAGTCTCTTATATCAAATTCACTTTCAACTTCTTCAGTTTCTGAAATTTCTATTATCCTATCTATATCTATGTACTTTTCTATTTCATCTGCTAAGTTACTGAATTTCGTCTTTAAAGATTCTATTTCAACACTTGGTACTAATCCTAAGTGTCTTGACTCTAATGAAAATTCATTATTTGGTGGGAAGTATCCTAAAACTTCTATATTACAATATGTTTCTATAGCTTTTTTTATTATTTCATAGTGTGATTTAGTTTTTACGTTATTAACTATTACACCTTTTATATCAACATTCTTATCAAGCTCTTTGTATCCAAGTACCATAGCTGCGCTAGATGCTGCCATAGCTTTTCCATTTATAACAAGTATAACTGGAGCCTTTAAAAGTTTTGATGTATAAGAACTTGTGCAATTATCTAAATCGATTCCAATACCATCATATAGACCCATAACACCTTCAACTACTGATATATCTGCATCTTTAGATGCATCATTAAATACATACTTTATCTTTTCATCATCTAACATATATGAATCTAAGTTTCTAGAATGTCTTCCTGTTATAAAAGTGTGATATGAAGGATCTATATAGTCTGGTCCAACCTTATATGGCTGAACTTTCATATTTCTTTTAGTAAGAGCTTGCATTATTCCTAGTGAGATAGTGGTTTTACCTACACCACTATTCGTCCCTGCTATTAAAATCTTTTTCATAAGCTTCACCTAACTATAAAATTTTATTTTCATGTTCTGTCATTATTTCATAAATCTTTTGTATATCTAAGTTCTCTCTTAATAAATCTGCCAATTTGTCATATTCATTTTGCTTAAATTCATCAAAAGAAGTTACATTACTTTGTAATTTTTCTAATCCTTTTTCTTCTCTTATACTATTTAAAAGTTCTCTAGTAAAATCTATTTCATCAAATATTCCATGAATATATGTACCTACTACATTTCCATTTTTATTTATACTACCTTCTAGATAGCTAACTTCTTCTCCTAGCTTTTTATCAATTAAGTTTAAATAAGATACTTCACTTCCAGGCTTACTTATTCCCATATGTATTTCATAACCTTTTACTCTTTTACCAGATAAGTTTTTCATGTATCCTGAAAGATTTGGGTGTATTATTGCTTCTACTTGAGTAGTTGTCTTTTCTTTTTCAAATATAGTTTCTGTATCTAAAAGGCCTATACCATCTATCTCTTCAACTTCTCCTTCTACATGATAAGGATCTTTTATTTTCTTTCCTAGCATTTGGTAACCCCCACAAATACCAAATATTAATTTGCCTCTTTTTTGTAGCTCCTTTATTTGTTCCTCTAATCCATTTTCTCTTATATACTTTAGGTCATCTATTGTACTTTTACTTCCCGGAATGATAACTATATCTGGATTACTTAAAGCTTCTCCATACCCTACATATCTGACGCTTACATCATTTTGTGTTTCAAATATATTGAAATCTGTAAAGTTAGACATATGAGGAGTTCTTATTATCTCTATGTGTATGTCTCTTTTTCCTTGTACTGCCTTGAATCTAGTTGTAACACTATCTTCATCTTCTATTTTTATATCGCTATAGGGTATAACTCCAAGGACAGGAACATTTATTATTTCCTCTAGCATTTTTATACCTTCTTCTAAAAGTTCCTTTCTGCCTCTAAATTTATTTATTATTACACCTTTAACTCTTCTTCTTTCTTCTTCACTTAGTAGCATCATAGTTCCTGCAAGTGATGCAAATACACCACCTCTATCTATATCTCCTACTATTATTACTGGTGCATCTGCAATCTCTGCCATACCCATATTAGCTATATCATGCTCTCTTAGATTTATCTCGGCTGTACTTCCCGCACCTTCCATTACAACGATGTCATAGTTATTGCTAAATTCACTGAATATAGTCTTTAATTCTTTAGCTAGTTGAGGTTTATATGTATGATACTTGGAAGATGCCATATCTTCTCTTACTTTACCTCTAACTATAACTTGGCATCTATGGTTTCCAGATGGCTTTAAAAGTATAGGATTCATATCTGCAACTGGATCTATACCACAAGCTTCGGCTTGGAATACTTGCGCTCTTCCCATTTCAAGACCTTCCTTAGTTATAAAAGAATTTAATGCCATATTTTGAGATTTAAATGGAGCAACACTATATCCATCTTGTTTAAATACTCTACACAAACCTGCTGTTAATATACTTTTACCAACATTTGACGCAGTTCCTTGTAGCATAATCTTTTTGCCCATGATTCAGTTCTCCTTCATAAAAATTCAGAATATTAGAAAAAGTCCTAACTCTTGTAAGTTAGGACTTTTATTTTATACATTATATATTATAAAAATCTTCACCCCGAGATTTATTTAGTAAAATTAAATTAGGCAGGTATCCTGGCTCGACTTCATCCTACTCCTATACCTTCCCATCATATCGACAGTGGTAATTTTAGTTTCGTCCATCTTACAGTAGCGGGGGCTGCAAAGGATTTTCACCTTTTTCCCTATTAATCTTGAAAGAACCCAATTCAATCTAATATTCTATTTTAGTAACTATATAAAACTAGTATTATTCATAGTAGTTATAACTGTAAACCCATCTTGTATTTCTAAAATTGTAACTGATCCATTATCAATTTTAAAATTCCAGTGGTATTTATAACTATTTGATATTAAATAAGTTATTATATTTCTTATTGTTCCTCCATGAGAACAAATAAGAATTGTTTGATTATCGCAATCAGATATAATATTATCTAATTCTGTACAAACTCTATTATATGAATCTATTAAACTCTCTCCATTAGGATATTTGTACTCATATCCTTTTTTTATCATATCTTGAAATTCTTCAGGATATCTATTTTCTATCTCTTTAAAAGTTAATCCTTCAAAATCTCCAAAACTTATTTCTTTTAAACTTTCTTTTTCTATAATTTCTATAGATTTTAATTCAGATAATTTTTTTACAGTATCTTTAGTTCTAGAAGATGTTGTAGTGTAAATTTTATCTATATCGAAATCCTTTAAGTAATTTGTAATCTTATCTATTTGCTCTTTTCCTTCTTCACTTACAGAGCTATCTATATGTCCAGATAATCTACTTTCTTGATTATCTACTGTTAGAGCATGTCTAACTAATATTAATTTTACCATATTTCACCTCATTGAGGGCTATATTAATAATAAATATATACAAAATAAATATATAAGCTCTCCAAGTTCTATTGTACAACCTAATATATCACCCGTTACTCCATCAATTTTTTTGTATATATGTTTTTTAAATAAATTATTAAATATGAATAATATAATAATAGTACTTATTAACATTATTACTTTAAACGTTGAAGCTAAGAATATTAATTTTGATATTCCTATTATTAATATTATTGTATATAGTATAGCAATAGTAAACATCGATGTACTTGCTTTTCCTATAAATAAATTTCCCATTCCATTTTCTCTAGGAGTTACTGTTTTATACATCATAACAATTACTCCAAGTCTTGCCACTACAGGCATAAATATTACAGTCCAAAGTAGATTATTATTTATTATGCTATATATAAATCCTATTTTTAATAATATTAAAAACATAATGGCCAAAACAGAATTTGTACCTAATCTAGAGTCTTTCATAATTTCTAGCATTCTTTCTTTGTCTCTATAACTATATATAGCATCAAAAGTATCTCCTAATCCATCTATATGTAGTCCACCGGTTAATATGACTAATGTTAATGTTACTATTATTGATGTTATGAATGAATCAAAAAATATGCCAGATACTAAACCTATAATATATATTAATACACCTAGTACCAGTCCCACTAACGGAAAATATGTTATGGTTTTATGAAATTCTTCATCAAATCCAGTATCTATATTTATTGGTATCCTAGTCATAAATTGAAGTATAGAAATAAATCTTTTCATAAGCTACCCCTTTATCTTCATAGGAATTCCACTTACCACAAAATATACCTCATCACTATGAGTTGCTATTTGTTGATTTATTCTTCCTATAATATCTGTATATATTCTAGTTAATTTATTTATAGAAACTCCACCTAATCCTAATTCATTTGTAACTATCACAAAGTATAAATTAGTCTTTTTTATTTCTATAAGTAATTTTTCAACTTGTTCTTTTATATATTTTTCTAATTCATTTATTTCATCTTGTGTCGAATTATCTATATCTATTTCGTATGTAAACATTAAATTATTAACCAATAAAGTAACACAATCCAGTATTACAGTTTTATGTTCTTTAGAAATATCATTTATTATAGTGTATATATCTTTGTATATTTCATAAGTCTTCCAATTTTGTGGTCTGCTTTCTTTATGCTTTTTAACTCTCTCTTTCATTTCATCATCAAATGGAATTGATGTTGCTATATAAGCAGTATTATTATTTTGTTCTTTACATAGCTTCTCTGCAAAATTACTTTTCCCAGATCTTGCTCCACCTGTTACTAATATAACTTGGCTCATTTTTTTCTCCTAACTAAAATACTATCTACCCATATCTACTTCATCAAATGTAGCCATATTTTCATATGTGTAATTTGATGCCTCTATTATATTAAATGCAAGAGCCGCTCCACTACCTTCTCCTAACCTCATTCCCATATTTAGAACTGGTTCTAAGTTTAATATATTTAAAGCTCTCTGTGTTCCTGTTTCTGCCGATGAATGTGATGCTATCATGTATTCTCTAGTTTTTGGATTGATTTTATATGCAAGTAATGCAGCTGCATAAGATATAAATCCATCTAAAACCACAGGTATTCTATTAGCACTACATCCTAGTATAACTCCAGCCATACCACCGATTTCAAATCCACCTACTTTAGATAATATATCTATTGCATCTTCTGGATTTGGTTTATTTAATTCTATAGATTTTCTTATTGTATCTGCCTTAAATTTAACTCTTTCTTTTTTTAATCCGGCCCCAATACCAGTTACATCCTCTGGGTCACAATTATCTATTACAGATATTATCGCACTACTTGGTGTAGTATTGCATATACCCATTTCTCCAATACCTATTAAGTTATATCCTTTTTTTATAGAATCTTCAGCCATTTCAATACCTATTTCTAAAGATCTAATAGCCTCTTCTATAGTCATAGCTGGACCCTTAGCCATATTGGATGTTCCTTTTCTTATTTTATAATTAAGTACACCTTCTAATTCATGGTCACAGTTTACACCAATATCTACAGCTATCACATCAGCGCCTACAAACTTACTTATTACGCCCACTCCACATATCCCTTTTGTAAAGTTTGGTAATTGCATATATGTTATATTTTGAGGGTCTGGTGCTACACCCTCTTCATAAACTCCATGATCTGCTCCAAAAGCTATAACTACCTTTTTAGAAGTATCAAAGTGTTTATTTTTATGTATTCCTGCTAATTGCATACAAATATCTTCCATCTTACCTAAGCTACCTTGAGGCTTTATTAATCTATCTAGCCTTTTTTTAGCTTGTTCAATAGAAGTCTTATCTAAAGAATCTATATTATTTACTGTGCTTTCTAATATACTCATTTTAATCCCACCTTAACATCTTAATTAAAGTGACTATCTAAAATAAACTTCTTGATATAACTTATATCATAATATAGCTATAACTCTATTTTTAGACAGCCACTTAAATTTTAATTATATATTATGAGCAACTTTCAAAGCTTCATAACTTGCGTTTATTGTATATTCTATATCTTCATCTGTATGTGCATTTGATAAGAACATAGCTTCAAATTGAGTTGGAGCTAATAATACTCCTCTTTTTATTAGTTCTTCAAAATATTTATTAAACTTAGGAACATCACAATTTTTAACATCATCATAATTATTTATAGGCCCTTTTGCAAAGAATAAACAAACTAGTGAACCTGCTCTATTTACTGTATAATCTAGTCCTAGCTTTTCTATATTAGATTTTAATCCTTCTTCTAATTTTATAGCTTTTCTTTCTAATTCTTCATATATACTTGGATTGTCTCTTAATATTTCTAAATTCTTTTTCCCCATATACATTGCTAGAGGATTTCCTGATAGTGTACCTGCTTGATAAACTGGCCCTACTGGAGATACCATGCTCATTATTTCTTTAGTTCCTCCATAAGCTCCAACCGGAAGACCTGCTCCTATTATTTTCCCAAAGCAAGCCATATCTGGTTTTATTCCGAAATATCCCACCGAACTATTATAATTTAATCTAAATCCAGTTATTACTTCATCAAATATTAAAACAGTTCCATATTCCTTAGTTATATCTCTTAATAGTTGTAAGAATTCTTTCGTTCCTGGGACAACTCCCATGTTTCCTGCTACTGTTTCTACTATTACAGCTGCAATCTCATGACCTTGCTCTTTGAATATATTTTTTACTTCATCTAAGTCGTTATATCTACATACTAAAGTGTCCTTTACAACATCCGATGGTACACCAGGACTTGTCGGAACTCCATATGTTATTGTTCCTGAACCAGATTTAACTAATAGTGCATCTGAATGTCCATGGTAACATCCTTCAAACTTTAATATTTTATTTCTATTTGTATATGCCCTAGCTACTCTTAATGCACTCATAGTAGCTTCTGTTCCTGAATTTACCATACGAACTTGATCTATTGCAGGATAAGCTTCCACAACTAATTTAGCCATTTCAACTTCTATTGCAGTTGGTACTCCATAACTTGTTCCCCTATATACAACTTCTTCTATTCCTTCTACTATTTCCTTCGGACTATGACCTAACATAAGCGGTCCCCAAGAACAAATATAGTCTATGTACTCATTACCATCTACATCATATATTCTACTTCCATGAGCTCTTTCTATAAATATTGGATCTAATCCAACTGATTTAAAAGCTCTTACTGGACTATTAACCCCTCCTGGTATATATTTAGTTGCTTCTTCATATATCTTTAGTGATTTTTCATTTTTCATCTATATGTCCTCCTAAATTTTAAAGTTCAAACAATTCTTCGACTAACTTTATATACTCTTCTCTTTTACCTTTATCCTTTGTTTGCTTTAAATTTATTATTGGTTCTCTTATTAATCTTTTTAATGCAGATGTTAGCATCTTATCGATAATTTTTTTATCTCTATTGTTAAGATTAGTTTTTCTATATATATATTCTAATGTATCTTCTCTAATCTCTAAACATTTATCATTTAATGATTCAATTGTAGGGTCGATTTTGATTGAGTCTAGCCATTCTGTAAACTCTATAATTTTTTCAGATATCATCTCATATCCTGTTTGCGCTAACTCTTTTCTCTTTTTATCATTCTTATCATGAATGTCTTTTAAGTTATCTATGTCATATACTTCTATATTATTTAATTCATTTATCTTAGGATCTATATCTCTTGGAAGTGCAATATCCATCATAAATATTTTTCTTTGAATTTCAGGCATTTCATCATATTTTATGACCATATGTGGAGATGCAGTAGCACTGATTACTATATCAACATCATTCATTACTTTATATCTGTCTTCATATTTTATAGGAACTATATTCTTAAATTCACTTTTTAATTCTATTACTTTTCCATGACTTCTATTTGATAGATATATTGTGTCTAGCTTTTCTTCTTCTAAGTACTTCATTGTAAGCCTGTTCATCTTACCGATACCTATAACTAAAGCTTTTTTACCTTCTAAATTACCAACCTTATTTTGTAAAAATTTTATACCTATATAGCTTATAGATAAAGGTTGATGTGATATTTTTGTAGTATTTTTTATATCCTTAGCTATATTTACTGCTTCTCTAAATAATTTATTAAATATCTTTTTGCTAGAACCAAGTTGCATAGAGAAATCATGTGCATCTTTTACTTGTCCAAGTATCTGATCTTCACCTAAAACTATAGAGTCTAGACCTGATGCTACTTTAAATAGATGTTCTATTGCTGAAGTATGTTTTTTAGAAAATAAATATTCTTTTATACCTTTTGCATTAAAAAACTCTTCATAAAAATCTTCTACCAATTTAATTTTTTCATCTATGTTCTTTGCCTGGATATAAATTTCACTTCTATTACAAGTAGAAAGTATTACTACCTCTCCTATATCTCTATCTAGAAAGTAGT
The Romboutsia ilealis genome window above contains:
- the hemA gene encoding glutamyl-tRNA reductase — translated: MNIGVIGVNHNLAPINIREKVSFTDIQKIEAINYFLDRDIGEVVILSTCNRSEIYIQAKNIDEKIKLVEDFYEEFFNAKGIKEYLFSKKHTSAIEHLFKVASGLDSIVLGEDQILGQVKDAHDFSMQLGSSKKIFNKLFREAVNIAKDIKNTTKISHQPLSISYIGIKFLQNKVGNLEGKKALVIGIGKMNRLTMKYLEEEKLDTIYLSNRSHGKVIELKSEFKNIVPIKYEDRYKVMNDVDIVISATASPHMVIKYDEMPEIQRKIFMMDIALPRDIDPKINELNNIEVYDIDNLKDIHDKNDKKRKELAQTGYEMISEKIIEFTEWLDSIKIDPTIESLNDKCLEIREDTLEYIYRKTNLNNRDKKIIDKMLTSALKRLIREPIINLKQTKDKGKREEYIKLVEELFEL